A portion of the Candidatus Pristimantibacillus lignocellulolyticus genome contains these proteins:
- a CDS encoding alpha/beta hydrolase-fold protein, with protein sequence MKSAYHYDVHLPTKYDPNKKYPTIFTLHGKGSDENNMYHLVEPLNEQFIIIGIRGNLKLGMGYQYYELKSLGFPIREMFDLAIQDLESFIDYATEKYPIDSKKRYLLGFSQGAILSMSLALKMGHQLRGIVALNGYVPQFVKTEYPLESVEDVALFISHGEYDRVFPVQIGYETAEYFQKKTSKLTFTVYPSDHGVIEENRNDFIQWLIEDAEVYI encoded by the coding sequence ATGAAATCTGCTTATCATTACGACGTTCATCTTCCTACTAAATATGATCCAAATAAGAAATATCCAACGATTTTCACGCTACATGGAAAGGGTTCTGATGAGAACAATATGTATCATTTAGTAGAACCGCTGAATGAGCAGTTTATAATCATTGGTATAAGAGGAAACCTTAAGTTGGGTATGGGCTATCAATACTATGAATTGAAAAGTCTTGGTTTTCCTATTCGAGAAATGTTTGATTTGGCGATACAAGATTTGGAATCGTTCATTGATTATGCTACAGAGAAGTATCCAATAGATTCAAAAAAGCGATATTTACTTGGTTTTAGCCAAGGTGCGATATTATCTATGTCGCTTGCTCTTAAGATGGGGCATCAATTGCGGGGTATCGTTGCACTGAATGGTTATGTTCCCCAGTTTGTGAAAACAGAATATCCATTAGAAAGTGTAGAAGATGTTGCATTGTTTATTTCTCATGGTGAATACGATAGGGTATTCCCTGTACAGATTGGATATGAAACAGCGGAGTATTTCCAGAAAAAAACTTCAAAGCTTACTTTCACAGTCTATCCTTCTGATCACGGTGTAATAGAGGAAAACCGTAATGATTTTATA
- a CDS encoding XRE family transcriptional regulator, with amino-acid sequence MDIGSTIRAIRKRKNMTITQICEATGLSQGFMSQVETNKTSPSISTLESIANTLNVPLAYLLLKNEDRMNIVRKDNRMITSSGSDNLRVEHLSSTKKVKMMIVELPPGSSTGQDPHAHEGEEVHVIIKGKVFAKQGEDEAEFAEGDSFSWNACTPHLVKNIGDETATILITVYSES; translated from the coding sequence ATGGACATCGGTTCTACAATACGAGCAATCCGGAAACGTAAAAATATGACCATCACGCAAATCTGTGAAGCTACAGGATTATCACAAGGATTTATGAGCCAAGTTGAAACTAATAAAACTTCGCCGTCTATATCCACCCTAGAAAGTATTGCAAATACATTGAACGTACCATTAGCATACTTATTATTAAAAAACGAAGATCGTATGAACATTGTGAGAAAAGATAATAGAATGATTACGAGCAGTGGTAGTGATAATTTAAGAGTTGAGCATCTAAGTTCAACCAAAAAAGTGAAAATGATGATCGTTGAGTTGCCTCCAGGATCTTCTACAGGTCAAGATCCTCATGCACACGAAGGCGAAGAGGTTCATGTAATCATTAAAGGCAAGGTCTTTGCTAAGCAAGGCGAGGATGAAGCTGAATTTGCCGAGGGTGACTCATTTAGCTGGAACGCTTGTACACCTCATTTGGTGAAAAACATTGGTGATGAGACAGCAACAATACTTATTACCGTCTATTCAGAATCTTAG
- a CDS encoding BCCT family transporter, with amino-acid sequence MKKISNVFWITLVFVSAAVLYGALASESFEAITSAMKHYITNSFGWYYLLFVTCIVLFCLFFIVSPMGQITLGKPDEQPEYSRISWFAMLFSTGMGIGLVFWGAAEPLSHFAMNPPTEQPGTDAAFREAMRYTFFHWGIHAWAIYAIVAMSLAYFQFRKGEPGLISATIKPLFGDRVNGGIGTVINVLAVFTTVIGVATTLGFGAIQINGGLSFIFDIPIKISVQIIIIIVVTFLFILSAWSGIGKGIKYLSNANMILAIVLLILVIFLGPTIMIMDTFTDTIGSYLQNLPRMSFRAAPLEGEDRQWINNWTIFYWAWWLSWSPFVGIFIARVSRGRTIREFLTGVLLLPTLISFIWFSVFGTTAINIQRNGVDLTNLLTEELLFGVFRQMPMPMLLSIFAILLIAIFFITSADSATFVLGMQTTYGSLHPPNIVKLTWGIAQAAIAIILLSANGLTALQNALIITAFPFSLVIILMMISLYKELNKERKEMGLMVRPYTAEEMEQISESE; translated from the coding sequence ATGAAAAAAATTTCTAATGTCTTTTGGATTACACTTGTTTTTGTAAGTGCTGCAGTTCTTTATGGAGCGCTAGCATCAGAAAGTTTTGAAGCAATAACGAGTGCGATGAAGCATTACATAACTAATTCATTTGGATGGTATTATTTACTATTTGTTACCTGTATCGTATTGTTCTGTCTGTTCTTTATTGTAAGCCCAATGGGTCAAATCACTTTGGGAAAACCCGATGAACAACCGGAGTATTCGAGAATTAGTTGGTTTGCGATGTTGTTTTCTACAGGAATGGGTATCGGATTAGTGTTTTGGGGAGCAGCAGAACCACTTTCGCATTTTGCTATGAATCCGCCTACTGAACAACCGGGCACTGATGCCGCTTTTCGTGAAGCGATGCGTTATACTTTTTTTCATTGGGGTATTCATGCTTGGGCAATCTATGCGATAGTTGCAATGTCACTTGCTTATTTTCAATTTCGCAAAGGAGAACCTGGCTTAATTTCTGCAACGATAAAACCACTTTTCGGCGACAGAGTAAACGGGGGAATTGGAACAGTTATTAATGTTCTAGCAGTGTTTACGACGGTTATTGGAGTTGCAACGACATTAGGTTTTGGTGCGATTCAAATCAACGGAGGGTTATCATTTATATTTGATATTCCAATTAAAATTTCGGTTCAAATTATAATTATAATCGTTGTGACATTTCTTTTTATTTTGTCGGCATGGTCGGGAATTGGTAAAGGAATTAAATATTTATCGAATGCTAATATGATACTCGCAATAGTATTATTGATCTTGGTCATTTTTTTGGGTCCTACCATTATGATTATGGATACATTTACAGATACGATTGGTTCCTATTTGCAAAATCTTCCTCGTATGAGTTTTAGGGCAGCGCCCTTAGAAGGTGAGGATAGACAATGGATTAATAATTGGACGATTTTCTATTGGGCATGGTGGTTATCATGGTCACCCTTTGTTGGTATTTTTATTGCACGAGTTTCCCGTGGAAGAACGATTCGAGAGTTTCTGACCGGCGTACTATTATTGCCCACCTTAATAAGTTTCATATGGTTTTCGGTGTTTGGCACGACAGCAATTAATATTCAACGTAATGGTGTAGATCTTACAAATTTACTAACAGAAGAACTACTATTTGGTGTCTTTAGACAAATGCCTATGCCAATGTTATTATCGATATTTGCGATTTTATTAATTGCAATTTTCTTTATTACATCAGCAGATTCAGCGACATTTGTACTTGGAATGCAGACGACTTACGGCTCATTACATCCGCCTAATATAGTGAAATTAACATGGGGTATAGCACAAGCAGCGATAGCTATCATATTGCTGTCTGCTAATGGATTGACTGCACTACAAAATGCTTTAATTATTACTGCATTTCCATTCTCATTGGTCATTATACTCATGATGATTTCCTTATACAAAGAATTGAATAAGGAGCGTAAAGAAATGGGGTTGATGGTAAGACCCTATACTGCTGAAGAAATGGAACAAATAAGCGAATCGGAGTAG
- a CDS encoding DoxX family protein, protein MTRTTTVSTIMRVVLGILFLAHGIAKLQMGLGNVDAWFSSMGVPGFLAYIAGPLELIGGVLLIVGLFTRYVSVLFIMLLLGAIATMKFSMGLLGTDGMAGYELDLVFLLVSIYLVVAETTPLSLDHLIYKKRNA, encoded by the coding sequence ATGACAAGAACAACAACGGTTTCAACTATAATGCGTGTAGTGTTAGGAATATTATTTTTAGCACATGGAATTGCAAAGCTACAAATGGGTTTAGGTAATGTGGATGCTTGGTTCAGCTCTATGGGTGTTCCAGGATTTTTGGCTTATATTGCTGGGCCGCTTGAGTTAATTGGGGGAGTATTACTTATCGTAGGATTATTTACTCGTTATGTATCGGTTTTATTTATAATGTTGTTACTTGGTGCAATTGCTACGATGAAGTTTTCAATGGGATTGCTTGGTACTGACGGAATGGCAGGATATGAGTTAGATTTAGTATTTCTATTGGTTTCCATCTATTTGGTTGTAGCTGAGACGACTCCATTATCGCTTGATCATTTAATATATAAAAAACGTAACGCGTAA